A genomic region of Chryseobacterium sp. KACC 21268 contains the following coding sequences:
- a CDS encoding GEVED domain-containing protein → MKKNLLASFIVLGVGMSAQVTGSKTIGMDYPNLNSAFADLNTNGLGSGGVTLNIPAGYTETSPAGGYMLGSTVLNASLSSENPLLIQKSGSGLNPLFTGSTGTSTTVDAIFKFSGVDYMTIDGIDLRESADNTNATTLNERGFAFYNLSNTDGCSYNTIKNSTVTFLKTVNNTATGIIFIHSTATGTLVFPSATTGSHSFNKIYSNTIVKALGSAISFTGYAAPSPYTLYDQGNDVGGSTSETGNTLTDIGGMAGGEFITNNYGLSNTYQNNANISNNKINFSPDGKGTIGIYAFGASCTYTINNNTVNASGKIDSSAGTSHIGIYGSSSGLNLTANNNVVNVLAAPFSGRTATYGLWSQNAGGNLSFDGNTVMAKGDDTVYGIYANATGASVNVTNNTVKNITSTGAFGNTSAIYMNATGIATNISGNKISNLTANGLLGSAYGLYVGGSTASTTTNVFNNLIGDLKTPTVNDAAARLVGIYLAATGATSKLNIYYNTVNLNGTSNGTNFSSSGIYHTFNTNATTAALDLRNNVIVNNSMPNGSGTASAFRRNSATNLNNYATTSDNNDFAVGPAGFIFFDGTTKYNLADFKSLASPRDDNSLSVIPQFTSPVGTDADYLKLNSYAPVNEQLDNRGVDMMGFATDFAGVTRNSVTPDLGAYEFSFAVPTVAPNCTTVYAPVNASTGNIPNQITISWLPTEYATGYKLYLGTTPGGAELIDGMVFTTLLYPTTLEKNKTYYVKVVPTNNIGDASGCSETTFSTTEFSFCPITYPNVEPISNVTFAGINNSSSSDVTGNTGYQDFTNVVGQVYTNLSSTLTIAGNTNGNRTSYYAVFIDWNQNGSLNDAGEVYFGDGSLFITNSTGADEKIATANIAVPSNAKLGLTRMRIKKEYSAAVPSSTGNFANPCDKVQSFGQVEDYTLNVSDSTLALSDVNKTKISVYPNPFTDVLRISDVKDVKSISISDMTGRQVRSLNPSSALKLGNLNAGLYIVNLQMEDGSSKSFKIIKK, encoded by the coding sequence ATGAAAAAAAATTTACTGGCAAGCTTTATAGTCCTTGGAGTAGGAATGTCTGCTCAGGTCACAGGCTCAAAAACTATAGGTATGGATTATCCAAACCTTAATTCCGCTTTCGCAGACCTTAATACGAATGGTTTGGGATCTGGCGGTGTAACATTGAATATTCCGGCAGGATATACAGAAACTTCGCCCGCTGGAGGATATATGCTGGGAAGTACAGTTCTAAATGCCTCTCTATCATCAGAGAATCCTTTACTCATCCAGAAAAGTGGTTCAGGACTCAATCCTTTATTTACAGGAAGTACCGGGACATCCACAACTGTAGACGCCATTTTTAAATTTTCCGGCGTAGACTATATGACCATTGACGGTATTGATCTGCGAGAAAGTGCTGATAATACTAATGCAACCACTTTAAACGAAAGAGGATTTGCTTTCTACAATCTAAGTAATACGGATGGTTGCAGCTATAACACGATAAAAAACAGCACGGTAACTTTCCTTAAAACCGTAAATAATACAGCTACCGGAATTATCTTCATTCACAGTACTGCTACAGGTACATTGGTTTTCCCAAGTGCTACTACTGGAAGCCACAGTTTTAATAAAATCTATAGCAATACCATAGTGAAAGCTCTGGGTTCCGCCATCAGTTTTACCGGTTATGCCGCTCCTTCACCATACACGCTCTATGATCAAGGGAATGATGTGGGGGGAAGCACATCCGAAACAGGTAATACGCTCACAGATATCGGAGGAATGGCAGGTGGAGAATTTATTACCAATAATTATGGTCTGTCCAATACCTATCAGAACAATGCAAACATTTCGAATAACAAAATTAATTTTTCGCCCGATGGAAAAGGAACTATCGGTATTTATGCATTTGGTGCGAGTTGTACCTATACCATCAATAATAATACTGTAAATGCATCAGGGAAAATAGATAGTTCAGCTGGTACTTCGCATATTGGTATCTATGGTAGTTCTTCAGGACTCAATCTTACGGCTAACAATAATGTAGTCAATGTATTGGCTGCTCCCTTTAGCGGAAGGACCGCTACTTATGGTCTATGGTCCCAAAATGCTGGCGGAAATCTTTCATTTGATGGAAATACTGTTATGGCAAAGGGAGATGATACCGTCTACGGTATATATGCTAATGCTACTGGCGCATCTGTTAATGTCACTAATAATACGGTCAAAAATATTACAAGCACTGGCGCTTTTGGTAATACAAGTGCAATCTATATGAATGCTACCGGAATCGCAACAAATATATCTGGCAATAAAATAAGTAATCTCACTGCCAACGGTTTATTAGGAAGCGCTTATGGCTTATATGTAGGTGGCTCAACAGCTTCGACCACAACCAATGTTTTTAACAATCTAATCGGTGACTTGAAGACGCCAACGGTCAATGACGCGGCAGCGCGATTAGTAGGTATCTATCTCGCTGCTACAGGAGCCACATCAAAATTGAATATATATTATAACACTGTTAATCTCAATGGAACCTCTAACGGTACCAATTTCAGTTCTTCAGGTATTTATCATACTTTCAATACAAATGCGACAACAGCTGCCTTGGATTTGAGAAATAATGTGATTGTAAATAATTCAATGCCAAATGGTTCGGGAACTGCCAGCGCCTTCAGAAGAAATTCTGCAACCAATCTGAACAATTACGCAACGACTTCTGATAACAATGATTTCGCAGTAGGCCCGGCTGGTTTCATATTTTTTGATGGAACAACAAAGTACAACCTTGCAGATTTTAAATCTTTGGCCTCACCCCGAGATGACAATTCATTAAGCGTGATACCTCAGTTTACATCGCCTGTAGGTACAGATGCAGATTACCTGAAACTGAACAGCTATGCACCAGTCAATGAGCAATTAGACAACAGAGGTGTTGACATGATGGGATTTGCTACAGATTTTGCGGGAGTTACCAGAAACTCGGTTACACCTGATCTGGGTGCATATGAATTTTCATTCGCAGTTCCTACTGTAGCACCAAATTGTACAACAGTATATGCACCGGTTAATGCATCAACTGGTAATATACCAAACCAAATAACAATCAGTTGGCTTCCTACAGAGTACGCAACAGGCTACAAATTATACTTGGGTACTACACCTGGTGGAGCAGAGTTAATTGATGGTATGGTATTTACAACTTTATTATATCCCACAACTCTTGAAAAGAACAAAACTTACTATGTAAAAGTGGTACCTACAAACAATATAGGCGATGCCTCGGGATGTTCTGAGACCACTTTTTCAACAACCGAATTTTCTTTTTGTCCAATCACTTATCCTAATGTTGAGCCTATAAGCAATGTCACATTTGCGGGCATTAATAATTCTAGCAGTTCGGACGTAACAGGAAATACTGGATATCAAGATTTTACCAATGTTGTAGGACAGGTTTACACGAATTTAAGTTCTACATTGACCATCGCTGGAAACACCAACGGAAATAGAACGTCTTATTATGCGGTCTTTATAGACTGGAATCAAAACGGAAGTCTGAATGATGCTGGCGAAGTGTACTTTGGAGATGGCTCATTATTCATTACCAATTCCACAGGTGCAGACGAAAAAATAGCTACCGCAAATATTGCAGTTCCGTCAAATGCGAAACTAGGTCTTACAAGAATGAGAATCAAAAAAGAATACTCTGCCGCAGTCCCAAGCAGTACTGGTAATTTTGCCAATCCTTGCGATAAGGTTCAAAGCTTTGGACAGGTAGAAGATTATACCCTGAATGTTTCGGATTCAACTTTGGCTTTATCCGATGTGAATAAAACGAAAATATCGGTTTACCCTAATCCATTCACAGATGTTCTAAGAATCTCCGACGTTAAGGATGTTAAGTCAATTTCCATCAGTGATATGACAGGAAGACAGGTGAGATCTTTGAATCCGTCATCAGCCCTTAAACTTGGTAATCTGAATGCTGGATTATACATTGTAAATCTCCAGATGGAGGACGGAAGCTCAAAATCTTTCAAGATAATTAAAAAGTAA
- a CDS encoding DNA mismatch repair protein MutS, with translation MNINQADLNELEFPELLSEIAPFAFSPKTADKIMELRPMPIDEAEISLKKTSEFLSSFESSTAVPFNEYEDIEEELKLMLIENFRLENKSFIRIKTMTEQIGKLQRFFPQLSELFPTLLEEIKDLEFRKEIVDKIDKVFNRFGDVKTEASPILKVLRTEIQHARKTIDENFNRALFNYGQSDFLDDIKESIIEDQRVLAVKSGFKKRVNGRVLGISKTGSITFIQPESVVKHYFKLKENQEEEKKEIDKILRKLTAEIAEFQPQLSDYQTYIFDLDLIRAKAKFAEKVNGILPKINRHQTLRLREAFHPLLWIRNKAENKEIFSQTISLTEHNRIVCISGPNAGGKSITLKTVGLLQLMIQSGILVPCHPKSEMFFFEKIMTDIGDNQSIENHLSTYSSRLKKMSGMIKQADGKSLLLIDEFGTGSDPELGGALAESFLEFFYDKKSFGIITTHYTNIKLVVENLPAATNAAMLFDENSLEPLYKLEVGQAGSSFTFEVAEKNKIPRFIINSAKKKVEHDIVNLDKTIVKLQQEKFEVEKIKSDLSEKRDSVEDKRDNLQKLNEQLQQKLHNFQKLYEDEHRKLQFGNKIESFIDSYVKGKSRKDVVKDFVKILEQEKFRKIGVDKDESKRLQVIKRKITQQLKKEDVQEKIVETNEKLEEKRVAERAIWMKVGQRVRIKGSASVGTIDEIKKNKVTVNYGTFKTTIDSGELERI, from the coding sequence GTGAATATCAATCAAGCAGACCTTAATGAATTAGAATTTCCGGAACTTCTTTCGGAGATCGCTCCTTTCGCATTCTCGCCAAAAACGGCAGACAAAATAATGGAACTTCGTCCAATGCCCATAGACGAAGCCGAAATATCCTTGAAAAAAACCTCAGAATTCCTTTCAAGCTTCGAAAGCTCAACCGCTGTTCCCTTCAACGAATACGAGGACATCGAAGAAGAATTGAAACTGATGCTGATCGAGAATTTCCGATTGGAAAACAAATCCTTCATCAGAATCAAAACGATGACGGAGCAGATCGGGAAATTGCAAAGATTTTTCCCTCAACTTTCAGAGCTTTTCCCAACTCTTCTGGAAGAGATCAAAGATTTGGAATTCCGAAAAGAAATTGTTGACAAAATCGACAAGGTCTTTAACCGTTTCGGAGACGTAAAAACCGAAGCGTCGCCGATTCTGAAAGTCCTCAGAACAGAAATTCAGCACGCGAGAAAAACCATTGATGAAAACTTCAACAGAGCTCTTTTCAACTACGGACAAAGTGATTTTTTGGATGACATCAAGGAAAGCATTATTGAAGATCAACGAGTTTTGGCCGTGAAATCCGGATTCAAAAAAAGAGTCAACGGAAGAGTTTTGGGCATTTCGAAAACAGGTTCTATTACTTTTATCCAGCCGGAAAGTGTCGTTAAACATTATTTCAAACTGAAAGAAAATCAGGAAGAAGAGAAAAAAGAAATCGATAAGATCCTTAGAAAACTGACCGCCGAAATTGCAGAATTCCAACCGCAACTTTCAGATTATCAAACTTATATTTTTGATTTAGATTTGATCCGAGCCAAAGCAAAATTCGCTGAGAAAGTGAATGGAATTTTACCAAAGATCAATCGCCATCAAACTTTGAGATTGAGAGAAGCTTTTCATCCCTTGCTTTGGATCAGGAACAAAGCGGAGAACAAAGAGATCTTCTCACAAACGATTTCCTTGACGGAACACAACCGAATTGTCTGCATCTCCGGACCAAACGCCGGTGGAAAATCCATCACGCTGAAGACCGTTGGATTGTTGCAATTGATGATTCAGAGTGGCATCTTGGTTCCTTGTCATCCAAAATCGGAAATGTTCTTTTTTGAGAAAATAATGACGGATATCGGTGACAATCAATCCATTGAAAATCACCTTTCCACCTACTCTTCCCGACTGAAAAAAATGTCCGGAATGATCAAACAGGCCGACGGAAAATCGCTTTTGTTGATCGATGAATTTGGAACTGGTTCCGATCCGGAATTGGGTGGCGCGTTGGCAGAAAGTTTCCTCGAATTCTTCTATGACAAAAAAAGTTTCGGGATTATCACGACGCATTACACGAACATCAAACTAGTCGTGGAAAATCTTCCCGCAGCTACAAACGCCGCAATGCTTTTCGATGAAAATTCCCTTGAACCATTATACAAATTGGAAGTTGGACAAGCTGGAAGTTCTTTCACTTTTGAAGTGGCGGAGAAAAACAAGATTCCGAGATTCATCATCAATTCTGCCAAGAAAAAAGTAGAACACGATATTGTAAATCTTGATAAGACCATCGTCAAACTTCAGCAGGAGAAATTCGAGGTTGAGAAGATCAAATCCGATCTTTCGGAAAAGCGAGATTCTGTAGAAGACAAGCGCGATAATCTTCAAAAGCTGAACGAGCAACTTCAGCAAAAACTTCATAATTTCCAAAAATTGTATGAAGACGAACACCGCAAACTACAGTTCGGAAACAAGATAGAATCCTTCATCGACAGTTATGTGAAAGGAAAATCACGAAAAGATGTGGTGAAAGATTTCGTGAAGATCTTGGAACAGGAAAAGTTCCGAAAAATCGGCGTGGACAAAGACGAAAGCAAACGCCTACAAGTCATCAAACGAAAAATAACGCAACAACTCAAGAAAGAAGATGTTCAGGAAAAAATCGTAGAAACCAACGAAAAATTAGAAGAAAAACGTGTTGCAGAACGTGCGATTTGGATGAAAGTCGGTCAGCGCGTCCGCATCAAAGGCAGTGCGAGTGTTGGAACGATTGACGAAATCAAGAAAAATAAAGTCACCGTGAACTATGGAACTTTCAAAACGACGATTGATTCTGGGGAATTGGAGAGGATTTAA
- a CDS encoding YceI family protein codes for MRTFYILILLLISIIKVKAQENFVKINGSTNVNSFQCINSKFKNDGVFSLSDKNLPNIILKVTDFECGNKMMTKDFQKILNAEKYPEMTIKIIHFTKTQKSYNAVVEVRMMNQSKRYNVEFNVENNKMIGRKNVKFSDFNIIPPKKMGGMIVVKDDLDLTFSLATKI; via the coding sequence ATGAGAACTTTCTATATTTTAATTCTTTTATTAATCTCAATCATAAAAGTAAAAGCACAGGAAAACTTTGTGAAAATCAATGGTAGCACAAATGTCAATAGTTTCCAATGCATCAACAGCAAATTCAAAAATGATGGCGTTTTTTCCCTCTCTGACAAAAACCTTCCGAATATCATTCTGAAAGTCACAGATTTCGAATGCGGAAATAAGATGATGACCAAAGATTTTCAGAAGATTTTAAATGCGGAAAAATATCCGGAAATGACCATCAAGATCATCCATTTTACAAAGACTCAAAAAAGTTACAATGCAGTCGTAGAAGTAAGAATGATGAATCAAAGCAAAAGATACAACGTAGAATTCAATGTAGAAAACAACAAAATGATTGGCCGGAAGAATGTAAAATTCAGTGATTTCAACATCATACCACCGAAAAAAATGGGCGGAATGATCGTCGTAAAAGATGATCTGGATCTGACATTCAGCTTAGCAACAAAAATTTAA
- a CDS encoding YceI family protein has translation MKTTKQIISIGLFLGAILFPQLSNAQKLNQKSTTIIISGTSPMHDWEMKGSTATFSGVVNGNSITNISYTVPVKTLNAEKGKTMEKKAYEALKSDKAPNVSFSATSINLGKSNAVGRLTIAGTTKNVSFPVSIVKKGNTYIIDGTETIKLSEFGMDRPGFMGIKTGDVVTVKVSVVAE, from the coding sequence ATGAAAACAACAAAACAAATCATCAGTATCGGTTTATTTCTAGGAGCAATTTTATTTCCTCAATTATCAAATGCTCAAAAATTAAATCAAAAATCTACAACAATAATAATTTCCGGAACATCACCAATGCACGATTGGGAAATGAAAGGTTCTACCGCAACTTTTTCAGGCGTTGTAAATGGAAATTCCATTACAAACATCTCTTATACCGTACCAGTTAAAACCTTAAACGCTGAAAAAGGAAAGACTATGGAAAAGAAAGCTTACGAAGCCTTGAAGTCTGACAAAGCTCCAAATGTATCTTTTTCTGCAACATCTATTAATCTCGGAAAAAGCAATGCCGTAGGAAGACTGACAATCGCCGGAACCACCAAAAATGTTTCTTTCCCAGTATCAATCGTAAAAAAAGGAAACACATACATCATCGATGGAACCGAAACCATCAAACTATCAGAATTCGGAATGGATCGTCCTGGATTTATGGGAATCAAAACTGGCGATGTAGTCACTGTAAAAGTGAGTGTGGTAGCAGAGTAA
- a CDS encoding Na+/H+ antiporter, with amino-acid sequence MHSLLPFLLAMVAVIVLLNMFAAKLKIAYPILLVVGGLFISFIPGLPVIKIDPDLIFFIFLPPLLFEAAWTISFKEMKKWWRIIGSFAFLVVFFTALSVALITNHFIPGFTIALGFLLGGIVSPPDAVSTGAITKFVKIPKSTSTILEGESLLNDASSLIIFRFALVAVGTGQFVWQDATLSFFWMVIGGSLVGLILGYLFVQAHKLLPTDAPSDIALTIIEPYLMYWIAEQLHSSGVLAVVVGGLFMSARRLKFLNSTSRIHAYSVWESLIFILNGVVFLIIGLELPEIVTGLRDDQIPLETAIGYGVLVTVILIAARMISSYAALVATVIFRPSVKPHASSRTRRWMMPLLLGWTGMRGVVSLAAALAIPVTLSNGEAFPHRNLILFITFVVILLTLLVQGLTLPFIIRRTGFFDGIFDEENERSTKQKIKKELKQHMYQFLKSKYENELKDHAGLEMFLKHWEERTKATDDSWMNEKTKIIFVEMLEIQREYLSELNKDPKVNEEIIRQQLFQIDLEEERLKMI; translated from the coding sequence ATGCACAGTCTTTTACCTTTTCTACTGGCGATGGTCGCCGTCATAGTTCTTCTGAATATGTTTGCGGCCAAACTGAAAATTGCTTATCCAATCTTACTGGTTGTTGGAGGTCTTTTTATAAGTTTCATTCCAGGGTTGCCAGTTATTAAAATTGATCCGGATCTTATCTTTTTCATATTTCTTCCGCCATTGTTGTTTGAGGCTGCATGGACTATTTCTTTTAAGGAAATGAAGAAATGGTGGCGAATCATTGGGAGTTTTGCATTTCTGGTCGTTTTTTTTACCGCATTATCCGTTGCCTTGATTACGAATCATTTTATTCCAGGATTTACCATCGCTCTTGGATTTTTACTAGGAGGCATAGTTTCTCCACCAGATGCTGTGAGTACCGGAGCGATTACAAAATTTGTTAAAATACCAAAATCAACTTCTACAATTTTGGAAGGAGAAAGTTTGCTGAATGATGCATCGTCACTTATCATTTTTCGTTTCGCACTGGTTGCGGTTGGGACGGGTCAATTTGTTTGGCAAGATGCTACGCTTAGTTTCTTTTGGATGGTCATTGGTGGGAGTCTAGTCGGGTTGATCCTCGGATATCTCTTTGTTCAGGCGCATAAATTACTGCCTACAGATGCGCCTTCTGATATTGCTTTGACAATCATAGAACCATATTTGATGTATTGGATTGCAGAACAATTGCATAGCTCGGGTGTTCTGGCGGTCGTTGTCGGTGGTCTTTTTATGTCTGCAAGACGGTTGAAGTTTCTCAATAGTACCAGTAGGATTCACGCATACAGCGTTTGGGAAAGTTTGATTTTTATTCTGAATGGCGTCGTTTTCTTGATCATTGGATTGGAACTTCCGGAAATTGTAACTGGACTGAGGGATGATCAAATTCCTTTGGAAACAGCTATTGGCTATGGTGTTTTGGTGACTGTGATTTTGATTGCTGCAAGAATGATTAGTTCCTATGCAGCATTGGTTGCAACTGTGATTTTCCGCCCGAGCGTAAAGCCTCACGCTTCGTCCAGAACGCGGCGATGGATGATGCCGCTGCTATTGGGTTGGACGGGAATGCGTGGTGTGGTCTCTCTTGCCGCGGCTCTTGCTATTCCTGTGACATTAAGCAATGGTGAAGCTTTTCCGCATAGAAATTTAATATTATTCATAACCTTTGTTGTGATTCTTCTGACGCTTCTGGTGCAAGGTCTCACTTTGCCCTTTATCATAAGAAGAACAGGCTTTTTTGATGGTATTTTTGATGAAGAAAATGAGCGTTCAACCAAACAGAAAATAAAAAAAGAACTGAAACAGCATATGTATCAATTCTTAAAGTCCAAGTACGAAAACGAATTAAAAGATCACGCAGGATTAGAGATGTTCCTAAAACATTGGGAAGAACGTACAAAAGCCACTGATGACAGTTGGATGAATGAGAAAACAAAAATAATTTTCGTAGAAATGCTCGAAATTCAACGTGAGTATCTTTCTGAGCTTAACAAAGATCCGAAGGTAAATGAGGAAATTATTCGCCAACAATTATTCCAAATCGATCTGGAAGAGGAGCGCTTGAAAATGATTTAA
- a CDS encoding M4 family metallopeptidase, whose translation MKKEILRIGLICGMLGVSISVSSQEYVDRKTVEKNGSVSLVTFKKNTGLASKSKAELFKEILQLPAEAELRLSKSEKNSSGNFLDEKYQLYHKNVIVEFGIYNLHYKNDDLTSMNGEIFTTANASVIPQISSQVALDKAIASVGAKKYMWEDADGNVDNYKKPSGELVLLPIQQADESYKLTLAYKFDVFASQPISRAYIYVSAIDGKILLSDAIMKHSSQNILQKEIDTRKIISDVKDSTLKNTLAKLVPANAATKYSGAQTIETSLNTAGTSYLLYDTTRGNGIRTYNLKKSSNLALAVDFTDVDNNWSAAEFDNSNFDNAALDAHFGVEKTYDYFKNIHNRNSYDNNGSILRSYVHYGTNYNNASWAGLYMLYGDGDRTTTFNVLTAFDITAHELGHGVCSTSAGLIYQRESGAINEGLSDIWGAAVENTYLPNKQAFLIGEDITLYSPFYLRSMSDPKSAGQPDTYRGENWIPATAQEGCAVPASDTNDNCGVHTNSGVLNHWYYVLVQGKTGTNDIGKSYSVTGIGFEKASKIVYRLETVFLTPNSTYSNTRDLGIQVAIELYGAGSPEAIATQDAFYAVGLGTKYNPNGTDTTAPTSPLDLTATSTTNVSTYLTWTASTDDFALDGYNVYKDDVLLGTTYKPSFYVTGLTASSTYNFKVEAKDEAGNKSGFSNIVPVTTLATGNAYCTSQSTSTSFMKIQSVKLNTIDNQSTGNAGYEDFSYISTDVKKGQTYTITIKPYWSRIIYPLRYRLYIDYNNNGIFTDSGENAWSQITATDASTVSGIFTIPASAVTGTVRLRVQAAYNQTPTSCSTINYGQVEDYSLNIQDLLAVSDVDNASQVVIYPNPVKDVIHIKSDDSGELSYQVYNATGQIVLNGKSSDKTINAQKLTSGNYVLELTNKQGRKSTQKFIKK comes from the coding sequence ATGAAGAAAGAAATTTTACGTATTGGTCTAATTTGCGGAATGCTAGGTGTAAGTATTTCGGTAAGTTCACAAGAATATGTCGACAGGAAAACTGTTGAGAAAAATGGAAGTGTCAGTCTTGTTACTTTTAAAAAGAATACCGGCTTGGCATCAAAGTCCAAAGCGGAACTTTTTAAAGAAATATTACAACTTCCCGCAGAAGCAGAATTAAGACTTTCAAAATCAGAAAAAAATTCTAGCGGTAATTTCCTTGATGAGAAATATCAATTATATCACAAGAATGTGATCGTAGAGTTTGGAATCTATAATCTGCATTACAAAAATGATGATCTGACCAGTATGAATGGCGAGATTTTTACGACTGCCAATGCAAGTGTAATTCCTCAGATATCATCACAGGTGGCTTTGGATAAGGCAATCGCAAGTGTCGGCGCAAAGAAATATATGTGGGAAGATGCTGACGGCAATGTCGATAATTATAAAAAACCGTCTGGAGAATTGGTGCTTCTTCCAATACAGCAAGCTGACGAAAGCTATAAACTGACTTTAGCATATAAATTTGATGTTTTTGCATCTCAGCCTATAAGCCGGGCCTATATTTATGTAAGTGCAATTGATGGCAAAATTCTGTTGAGTGATGCGATTATGAAACACTCTTCGCAAAATATTTTACAAAAGGAAATCGATACCCGTAAAATCATTTCGGATGTAAAAGATTCAACCTTAAAAAATACTCTAGCAAAACTTGTTCCTGCAAATGCTGCTACCAAATACAGCGGAGCTCAGACAATAGAAACTTCCCTAAATACAGCTGGCACTAGTTACCTTTTGTACGATACCACTAGAGGGAATGGCATCAGAACATACAATCTTAAAAAAAGCAGCAATCTGGCATTAGCTGTAGATTTTACAGATGTTGATAATAACTGGAGTGCTGCAGAATTCGACAATTCCAATTTTGACAACGCAGCTCTGGACGCGCATTTCGGTGTTGAAAAAACTTACGATTACTTTAAAAATATTCATAACAGAAACAGTTATGACAACAACGGGTCTATTCTTAGAAGCTACGTTCATTACGGTACCAATTATAATAATGCATCCTGGGCAGGTTTATACATGCTGTACGGTGACGGTGACAGAACGACGACCTTCAATGTTTTGACGGCATTTGATATTACGGCGCACGAATTGGGACACGGCGTTTGCTCCACTTCGGCAGGACTTATCTATCAAAGAGAATCTGGTGCTATCAATGAAGGTCTTTCAGATATTTGGGGAGCAGCGGTAGAGAATACTTATTTGCCAAATAAACAGGCATTCTTGATTGGTGAAGATATTACTCTTTATTCGCCTTTCTATCTTAGATCGATGAGTGATCCAAAATCAGCAGGTCAGCCAGATACTTATCGTGGAGAGAACTGGATTCCTGCAACGGCGCAGGAGGGCTGTGCTGTTCCCGCATCTGATACCAATGATAACTGTGGCGTACATACAAACAGTGGTGTTCTGAACCATTGGTATTATGTTTTAGTTCAAGGGAAAACGGGAACCAATGATATTGGAAAATCATATTCTGTAACAGGAATTGGATTTGAAAAGGCCTCCAAGATTGTTTATCGCCTAGAGACCGTTTTCCTTACACCTAATTCAACATACAGCAATACGCGTGATCTGGGAATTCAGGTTGCCATTGAGCTTTATGGCGCGGGCTCTCCTGAGGCTATTGCTACTCAGGACGCATTTTATGCAGTGGGTTTAGGGACAAAATACAATCCTAATGGAACAGACACAACAGCTCCAACTTCACCGCTTGATCTTACAGCAACTTCCACGACCAATGTTTCAACTTATCTTACCTGGACGGCTTCTACAGATGATTTTGCATTGGATGGTTATAACGTTTACAAAGATGATGTTTTGTTGGGGACAACTTACAAGCCTTCATTCTATGTGACTGGACTGACGGCTTCGAGCACGTATAATTTCAAGGTTGAAGCAAAAGACGAGGCAGGAAATAAATCCGGCTTCAGTAATATCGTTCCTGTTACAACATTGGCAACTGGTAATGCTTATTGTACTTCACAATCTACATCTACAAGTTTTATGAAGATCCAAAGTGTAAAACTAAATACAATCGATAACCAAAGTACAGGAAATGCTGGATACGAAGACTTTTCTTATATCTCCACTGATGTGAAAAAAGGGCAGACCTACACGATTACCATAAAGCCATATTGGTCTAGAATTATTTACCCTCTGAGATACAGATTGTACATCGATTATAACAACAATGGCATCTTTACAGATAGTGGCGAAAATGCCTGGTCACAAATAACAGCTACGGATGCTTCGACAGTTTCCGGCATTTTTACGATTCCAGCGTCTGCTGTCACAGGAACTGTCAGGTTAAGAGTTCAGGCTGCATACAATCAGACACCAACATCTTGTTCGACGATCAATTATGGACAAGTGGAAGATTACTCTTTGAATATTCAGGATCTCTTAGCCGTTTCTGATGTTGATAATGCAAGCCAGGTTGTAATCTATCCAAATCCTGTGAAAGATGTTATTCATATTAAGTCTGATGATTCCGGCGAATTATCTTATCAGGTTTATAATGCTACAGGACAAATTGTTCTTAATGGTAAGTCTTCTGATAAGACCATAAATGCACAGAAATTAACTTCCGGAAATTATGTTTTGGAATTGACTAATAAACAAGGACGAAAATCTACACAAAAGTTTATCAAAAAATAA